One uncultured Caproiciproducens sp. DNA segment encodes these proteins:
- the acpP gene encoding acyl carrier protein: MVFEKVKAILSEQFDVEEDSITPETSIADDLGADSLDVVDLLMSIEDEFEIEVPDEEIDNIKTVGELVKYIEDNV, translated from the coding sequence ATGGTTTTTGAGAAGGTAAAGGCGATTCTCAGTGAGCAGTTTGACGTTGAGGAGGATTCGATTACCCCAGAGACAAGTATTGCTGACGATTTAGGCGCCGATTCCTTGGATGTAGTTGACCTTTTGATGTCAATCGAGGATGAGTTTGAAATTGAAGTCCCCGATGAAGAAATTGATAACATCAAAACTGTTGGTGAACTGGTAAAGTACATTGAAGATAATGTTTAG
- a CDS encoding shikimate kinase — MTENNFAVIGHPIAHTMSPFIHNRLFALSGKTAGYRVWDISPSELPGRMKALHTLCGFNITIPHKQSIIPLLDELDEKSVFFNSVNTVKNTGGRLTGFTTDGAGFCKALEAAGIGLSGRTVVLGAGGAGRVMAFEAALSGGVVTVAVRPHGMEAAEKLCANIRAKIKEARADFCLLDEIDGKIDLLANATPVGMFPSTTACPVSEKIIKKAACVFDAVYNPNETLMIKTARKNGVRAIGGMSMLVWQAAAAHEIWYGAKFRPDDIQTLCNDAVTEMKNKFGNIVLCGYMGSGKTSVGSLLAKITGRTFVDMDHYIEKREGMTIAEIFSARGEEAFRIMEREAAKELSLQYGLIIATGGGALLNPENTAALKENGVVVLLDASLDVIRDRLSGDVSRPLLDGPDRKEKMQRLYSERVGVYRAAADFKVDADGCVIRIAEEIRELLKIPLIQNK, encoded by the coding sequence ATGACTGAGAATAATTTCGCCGTAATCGGCCATCCAATTGCGCATACGATGTCCCCGTTTATTCACAATCGGCTTTTCGCCCTGAGCGGAAAAACAGCCGGTTACCGCGTTTGGGATATTTCTCCGTCCGAATTGCCCGGCCGAATGAAGGCACTTCACACCCTCTGCGGCTTCAACATCACGATTCCCCACAAGCAGTCCATTATTCCGCTTTTAGACGAACTGGACGAAAAATCCGTTTTTTTCAACTCAGTCAATACGGTTAAAAATACCGGCGGGCGTCTGACAGGATTTACAACAGACGGCGCTGGGTTTTGCAAGGCTCTCGAGGCCGCCGGCATCGGCCTGAGCGGCCGCACCGTTGTGCTCGGCGCCGGAGGCGCAGGCAGAGTCATGGCGTTTGAAGCGGCCCTGAGCGGCGGAGTCGTCACCGTGGCTGTACGGCCGCACGGCATGGAAGCGGCAGAAAAACTCTGCGCAAATATTCGTGCAAAAATAAAAGAGGCGCGGGCGGATTTTTGTCTGCTGGATGAAATCGACGGTAAAATCGACCTGCTCGCCAACGCAACGCCGGTCGGCATGTTTCCCAGCACAACAGCATGCCCTGTTTCAGAGAAGATTATCAAAAAAGCTGCCTGTGTTTTTGACGCGGTTTACAATCCGAATGAAACGCTGATGATAAAAACAGCGCGAAAAAACGGAGTAAGGGCAATCGGCGGAATGAGCATGCTGGTCTGGCAGGCGGCGGCGGCGCATGAAATCTGGTATGGCGCAAAATTCAGACCCGATGACATCCAGACGCTTTGCAATGATGCCGTAACGGAAATGAAAAATAAATTCGGCAACATCGTTTTATGCGGCTATATGGGCAGCGGCAAGACCTCGGTCGGAAGCCTTCTCGCAAAGATTACAGGCCGCACTTTTGTGGATATGGACCATTACATTGAGAAGAGGGAAGGTATGACGATTGCGGAAATTTTTTCCGCACGTGGAGAAGAGGCCTTTCGCATCATGGAGCGTGAAGCCGCAAAGGAGCTCAGCCTTCAATACGGCCTGATTATCGCGACGGGCGGCGGGGCCTTATTGAACCCCGAGAATACGGCCGCGCTGAAAGAAAACGGTGTGGTGGTACTGCTGGACGCTTCGTTAGACGTCATCAGGGACCGTCTTTCCGGCGACGTTTCGCGTCCGCTGCTGGATGGACCGGACCGAAAAGAAAAAATGCAGCGGCTTTACAGCGAGCGAGTCGGTGTTTATCGTGCAGCAGCGGATTTTAAAGTTGACGCAGACGGCTGTGTCATCCGCATTGCGGAAGAAATAAGGGAACTATTAAAAATCCCGCTTATTCAAAATAAATAA
- a CDS encoding diguanylate cyclase: MSLQKEVTSVPKTPVNPPTLEKIINHLGSGIFCCRNDGVQTIVYASNSFYRMIGYEVGEITELCGEESNFVLSRKQRINWSKLAVRLKKCAFIKLELKLIRKDGHHIWTNCCVRLMTDDGIDYFCCSLEDITEKRRSLKKEREQLETIKKAKQELAASEERYRIIMEQAADPICDYNFITQDLYCSPPFKEKFGIEVNADGLLDALFHSDVIFEEDKSHIMNDIYQFINGENPKNPEYRFKDVNGDYRWYRVRSTVIRDEKEVPIRMIAFISDIDRQKKENMSLKEQAERDLLSGLYNHVTTTNLVNKAISQSEAGSQHALFLIDIDNFKDVNDHLGHLLGDEVIEVISAKLKDQFREDDIIGRIGGDEFVVFLKNILSADVMKKAKVLQTIFRDAHLQDDMPFKVSGSIGVAFYPQDGKDYHELFAKADAAMYAAKSSGKDAYRTYAATAYKK, translated from the coding sequence GTGTCTTTACAGAAGGAAGTGACGTCGGTGCCCAAAACCCCCGTGAATCCACCCACCTTAGAAAAAATAATTAATCATCTTGGCAGCGGTATTTTCTGCTGTAGGAATGATGGCGTGCAGACGATTGTATACGCGAGCAACTCATTTTACAGAATGATTGGGTACGAAGTCGGCGAAATTACGGAACTGTGCGGTGAAGAATCCAACTTTGTGCTGAGCCGCAAACAGCGGATCAACTGGAGTAAGCTGGCTGTTCGTTTAAAAAAATGTGCTTTCATTAAGCTTGAACTGAAGCTCATAAGGAAAGACGGCCACCATATTTGGACCAACTGCTGTGTACGCCTTATGACAGACGATGGTATTGATTATTTTTGCTGCAGCCTGGAGGATATTACGGAGAAACGGCGTTCTCTCAAAAAGGAGAGGGAACAGCTTGAGACCATAAAAAAAGCAAAGCAGGAACTTGCGGCAAGCGAGGAACGCTACCGCATCATTATGGAGCAGGCGGCCGATCCGATTTGTGACTATAATTTTATAACGCAGGATCTTTACTGTTCGCCCCCGTTTAAAGAAAAATTCGGCATTGAAGTAAATGCGGACGGCCTGTTAGACGCGCTGTTTCATTCGGATGTTATTTTTGAAGAGGACAAATCGCACATTATGAATGACATTTACCAATTTATAAACGGAGAGAACCCCAAGAATCCCGAGTACCGGTTCAAGGATGTGAACGGCGATTACCGGTGGTACCGGGTGCGCAGTACGGTAATCCGCGATGAGAAGGAAGTCCCGATCAGAATGATTGCCTTTATATCCGATATTGACAGGCAGAAAAAAGAAAATATGAGCTTAAAGGAACAAGCAGAGCGCGACCTTTTGAGCGGGCTTTACAACCACGTGACCACAACCAATCTGGTCAACAAAGCCATCAGCCAAAGCGAAGCCGGGAGCCAGCACGCTCTGTTTTTGATTGATATCGACAATTTCAAAGATGTGAACGATCATCTGGGCCATCTGCTGGGTGACGAGGTGATTGAAGTGATTTCCGCCAAACTTAAAGACCAGTTTCGTGAGGACGACATCATCGGCAGAATCGGCGGCGATGAATTTGTCGTGTTTTTAAAAAATATTTTATCTGCGGATGTGATGAAGAAAGCGAAAGTGCTGCAAACTATTTTTCGCGATGCTCATCTGCAGGACGACATGCCGTTTAAGGTTTCGGGCAGTATAGGAGTTGCTTTTTATCCGCAGGACGGAAAGGACTATCATGAACTGTTTGCAAAGGCCGATGCGGCCATGTACGCTGCGAAGAGCAGCGGAAAGGACGCCTACCGAACTTATGCCGCTACGGCATATAAAAAATAG
- the aroF gene encoding 3-deoxy-7-phosphoheptulonate synthase has product MIIVLKPECTPQQLAEFTDSLTKEYSIKVNTWVGTQSTVLGLIGDTSVIDIDFIAAQDFVESVKRVQEPYKKANRKFHPDDTVITLPNGQTIGDGGLALIAGPCSVESEEQICGVAERVKLAGAQFLRGGAFKPRTSPYAFQGLKAEGLNLLNVAKKKTGLPIVTEIMSIRHIELFLKDDVDIIQVGARNMQNFELLKELGKIRKPILLKRGLSSTIEELLMSAEYIMSGGNDQVILCERGIRTYETYTRNTLDISAIPILKKLSHLPVLVDPSHASGIAWLVEPLALAAVAAGADGLIIEVHNNPAKALSDGAQSLTPDQFDKVAAHVLTAAKAFGRKVD; this is encoded by the coding sequence ATGATTATCGTATTAAAACCCGAATGCACCCCGCAGCAGCTCGCCGAGTTCACAGACTCGCTCACAAAAGAATACAGCATCAAGGTCAATACCTGGGTGGGAACGCAAAGCACCGTGCTCGGCTTGATCGGCGACACCTCTGTGATCGATATCGACTTTATCGCCGCGCAGGATTTTGTGGAAAGCGTTAAACGGGTACAGGAGCCGTATAAAAAAGCCAACCGCAAATTTCATCCGGACGATACGGTCATTACCCTGCCGAACGGTCAAACAATCGGCGACGGCGGGCTTGCACTGATTGCGGGTCCCTGTTCCGTGGAAAGCGAAGAGCAGATCTGCGGCGTGGCCGAGCGGGTAAAGCTGGCGGGCGCGCAATTTTTGCGCGGCGGCGCCTTTAAACCGAGAACCTCTCCCTATGCCTTTCAGGGTTTGAAAGCTGAAGGCCTTAACCTTTTGAATGTGGCTAAGAAGAAAACCGGCCTGCCGATTGTAACGGAAATTATGAGCATACGCCATATTGAGCTGTTCCTCAAGGACGACGTGGATATCATTCAGGTGGGCGCAAGGAACATGCAGAATTTTGAGCTCTTAAAAGAACTAGGAAAAATCAGAAAGCCCATCCTCCTTAAGCGCGGGCTGTCGAGCACAATCGAAGAACTTTTAATGAGCGCCGAATACATCATGTCCGGCGGCAACGATCAAGTCATTCTGTGCGAGCGCGGAATACGCACCTATGAAACGTACACGCGCAACACCCTCGATATTTCCGCGATTCCGATTCTAAAAAAGCTTTCCCATCTGCCCGTTCTGGTCGACCCGAGCCATGCTTCCGGCATTGCGTGGCTGGTGGAGCCGCTGGCGCTCGCGGCAGTTGCCGCAGGTGCCGACGGGTTGATTATAGAAGTGCACAACAACCCCGCCAAGGCGCTTTCCGACGGTGCGCAGTCGCTTACCCCCGACCAGTTTGACAAGGTGGCGGCACATGTTCTGACCGCCGCAAAAGCCTTTGGAAGAAAAGTGGATTAG
- a CDS encoding prephenate dehydrogenase — MNKNIVIVGLGLIGGSLAKAFQKYSECTVAGIDRDPGVIKAALDCGAIDKIGGDEDIQTADLLYLCLYPQADIDFAASHIHLIPPSCIVTDTCGIKSEICTHLPRMAVEHGFTFVGGHPMAGKEQNGFAASDAELFLGASYLIVPCGAPQPAVDLLKAVAVELGFGGTVVTTPEHHDQMIAFTSQLPHVLACAYVMSPRCPEHNGFSAGSYRDVSRVANINEQLWAELFIDNQKALVGELDTLITNITDIKEAVAKSDAELLRTLLRRGRLIKERLGE, encoded by the coding sequence ATGAACAAAAACATCGTCATTGTCGGACTGGGGCTGATTGGCGGCTCGCTTGCGAAGGCCTTTCAAAAATACAGCGAATGTACCGTAGCCGGAATCGACCGGGACCCCGGCGTAATAAAAGCCGCGCTTGACTGCGGCGCGATTGACAAAATCGGCGGCGACGAGGATATTCAAACCGCCGACCTGCTTTATCTGTGCCTGTACCCTCAGGCGGACATCGACTTTGCCGCTTCGCACATTCATTTGATTCCCCCTTCCTGCATAGTAACCGACACCTGCGGAATTAAATCCGAAATCTGCACGCATCTTCCGCGCATGGCGGTGGAACACGGGTTCACTTTTGTGGGCGGACACCCCATGGCAGGTAAGGAACAAAACGGATTCGCGGCAAGCGACGCGGAACTGTTTTTGGGCGCAAGCTACCTTATTGTTCCGTGCGGTGCGCCGCAGCCGGCCGTTGACCTGCTGAAAGCAGTCGCCGTCGAGCTTGGTTTCGGCGGAACGGTGGTAACTACGCCCGAGCACCACGACCAGATGATCGCGTTCACCAGCCAGCTTCCCCATGTACTGGCCTGCGCCTACGTAATGAGCCCGCGATGCCCCGAACACAACGGATTTTCGGCAGGAAGTTATCGGGATGTCTCCCGGGTTGCCAATATTAATGAACAGCTTTGGGCGGAACTTTTTATCGACAATCAAAAAGCGCTTGTCGGCGAACTGGACACGCTCATCACAAATATAACCGATATTAAAGAGGCGGTAGCCAAAAGCGACGCCGAATTACTGCGCACTCTTTTGCGCAGAGGAAGACTGATTAAGGAAAGGCTTGGTGAATGA
- the aroB gene encoding 3-dehydroquinate synthase → MMELTVNASKSYQILIERGCMDQIGTRAGKLFKPGAKAVVISDSNVLPLYGGRVMDSLNAAGFSASLFSFPAGEESKRLSCIEEMYAECASRRLTRTDFIVALGGGVTGDMAGFAAATYLRGISFIQIPTTLLAQIDSSVGGKTGVDLPQGKNLVGAFHQPSLVLIDPDTLTTLPPRYFSDGMAEAIKCGCIKSRELFDMIIQEDISQNIEELIFRCVDIKRDVVERDEFDTGERMLLNFGHTFGHALEKMYNFSKLSHGEAVGIGMVMMAKCGEKAGITKVGTTSEIIAALKKYNLPTTDDMPLDKILSATVLDKKNSGSMIGLIMLKEIGSGFVDWVTHGRLVELAEVL, encoded by the coding sequence ATGATGGAACTGACTGTTAACGCTTCCAAAAGCTATCAGATACTCATTGAGCGCGGCTGTATGGATCAAATTGGTACGCGTGCGGGGAAGCTGTTCAAACCCGGTGCCAAGGCTGTTGTCATCAGCGACAGCAACGTGCTGCCGCTGTACGGCGGGCGTGTCATGGATTCGCTGAATGCCGCCGGTTTTTCCGCCTCCCTGTTTTCATTTCCGGCTGGCGAGGAAAGCAAACGCCTCTCCTGTATTGAAGAAATGTACGCCGAATGTGCAAGCCGTCGGCTCACCCGCACCGATTTTATCGTCGCTCTGGGCGGCGGAGTAACGGGTGACATGGCTGGTTTTGCCGCGGCGACTTATCTTCGCGGAATTTCATTCATCCAAATTCCCACAACACTTTTGGCGCAGATCGATTCCTCGGTCGGCGGAAAAACGGGCGTTGATTTGCCGCAGGGCAAAAACCTAGTCGGTGCTTTCCACCAGCCGAGCCTTGTTTTGATCGACCCCGACACGCTTACCACCCTGCCGCCGCGGTATTTTTCCGACGGAATGGCAGAGGCGATTAAATGCGGCTGCATTAAAAGCCGTGAGCTGTTTGACATGATTATCCAAGAAGATATTTCTCAAAATATAGAAGAATTGATTTTCCGCTGTGTCGATATCAAGCGCGATGTAGTGGAACGTGATGAGTTTGACACCGGGGAACGCATGCTGCTGAATTTCGGGCACACATTCGGTCATGCGCTTGAAAAAATGTACAATTTCAGCAAGCTTTCCCATGGAGAAGCGGTCGGAATCGGCATGGTAATGATGGCAAAGTGCGGAGAAAAAGCGGGAATTACAAAAGTTGGAACGACCAGTGAAATTATTGCCGCGCTGAAAAAATACAATCTTCCCACAACGGATGACATGCCGTTAGACAAAATTCTTTCCGCTACCGTGCTGGACAAAAAGAACAGCGGTTCAATGATCGGCCTGATCATGCTGAAAGAAATCGGCTCCGGTTTTGTGGACTGGGTTACCCACGGCCGCCTTGTTGAACTGGCCGAGGTACTGTAA
- the aroA gene encoding 3-phosphoshikimate 1-carboxyvinyltransferase produces MASVKIFPSVLNGSIRVPFSKSAAHRAVICSALAGGEVLFDGEPLSDDITATCRAMKAIRNGGESIRIDCGESGSTLRFLIPIAAALGVKTEFSGRGRLPQRPIGVYLDCLPRHGVSCITAGGLPLTISGRLTPGKFMLPGNVSSQFITGLLLALPLLDSDSELTLSSPLESAGYVDMTIEIMREFGVVAKAAENGWQIPGHQSYRPKDYRVERDWSQAAFFLAAGALGGTVRLEGLNRNSCQGDRAAERFLGEFGATTEWNDSVLTVSPNELKGIEIDASQIPDLVPVLAATAALCRGRTRIFNAQRLRIKESDRLAAMVDGLTRLGGKVTQTDDGLLIDGVDRLHGGEVDGCNDHRIVMAFAIAALKSDGCVTISDAQSIHKSYPAFFEDYNQLGGKANVVSMG; encoded by the coding sequence ATGGCAAGCGTGAAAATCTTTCCGTCCGTCCTGAACGGAAGCATTCGGGTTCCTTTTTCAAAAAGTGCGGCGCACCGCGCGGTGATCTGTTCGGCGCTCGCGGGCGGTGAAGTCCTTTTTGACGGCGAACCTTTAAGTGACGACATAACGGCGACCTGCCGCGCGATGAAAGCCATTCGTAACGGCGGCGAATCCATAAGGATTGACTGCGGGGAATCCGGCTCCACCCTGCGTTTTTTGATTCCCATCGCGGCGGCGCTTGGGGTGAAAACGGAATTCAGTGGAAGAGGCCGTCTGCCTCAGCGTCCCATCGGCGTTTACCTTGACTGTCTGCCGCGGCACGGCGTTTCGTGCATCACAGCGGGCGGGCTGCCCCTTACAATCAGCGGACGGCTGACCCCGGGAAAATTTATGCTGCCGGGAAACGTCAGCTCCCAGTTTATCACCGGGCTGCTTCTCGCGCTCCCCCTTCTGGACAGCGACAGCGAACTGACGCTGTCTTCTCCACTTGAAAGCGCAGGGTATGTCGATATGACAATCGAAATTATGCGTGAATTCGGCGTCGTGGCAAAAGCAGCGGAAAACGGCTGGCAAATACCGGGCCATCAGTCGTATCGGCCAAAAGATTACCGTGTGGAGCGCGACTGGTCACAGGCGGCATTTTTTCTGGCCGCGGGCGCGCTCGGCGGAACTGTTCGGCTGGAAGGCCTGAACCGAAATTCCTGCCAGGGCGACCGCGCGGCGGAACGTTTTTTGGGGGAATTTGGTGCGACAACAGAGTGGAATGACTCTGTTTTAACGGTTTCTCCGAATGAATTAAAAGGAATTGAGATTGACGCTTCGCAGATACCCGATCTTGTGCCGGTTCTGGCGGCGACCGCCGCTCTTTGCCGCGGGCGCACAAGAATTTTCAACGCGCAGCGGCTGAGAATCAAGGAAAGCGACCGCCTCGCCGCCATGGTCGACGGGCTGACAAGACTCGGCGGCAAAGTGACCCAGACGGATGACGGCCTTCTTATAGACGGCGTTGACCGGCTGCACGGCGGTGAGGTTGACGGCTGCAATGACCACCGCATTGTGATGGCTTTTGCAATTGCTGCACTAAAATCTGACGGCTGTGTCACCATCAGCGATGCGCAGAGCATCCATAAAAGCTATCCGGCGTTTTTCGAAGATTACAATCAGCTTGGAGGGAAAGCGAATGTCGTCAGCATGGGGTGA
- the aroC gene encoding chorismate synthase yields MSSAWGETVKISIFGESHGKAIGVVLDGLPAGELIDLDAVALQMSRRAPGRDSTSTPRKESDLPQIVSGIYNDRTTGAPLCALIENTNTKSGDYDNLRCVPRPGHADFPAHLRYGGFNDVRGGGHFSGRLTAPLVFAGAVCRQILQRRGIVIGAHVSSIADVKDSLFDPVNIPEELLSELSSVYFPVINETVKQTMRDKIEAARLAQNSVGGVVECAVIGLEAGVGGPLFGGIEPIFSSILFGIPAVKGVEFGAGFSASELLGSQNNDAYYFDGDTVKTATNNAGGILGGISTGMPIVFRTAFKPTPSISLEQDSVDLTAKTGAKLSVHGRHDPCIVPRAVPVVEAAAAIALMNLINIQTGGNGL; encoded by the coding sequence ATGTCGTCAGCATGGGGTGAAACTGTTAAAATATCCATATTCGGCGAAAGCCACGGAAAAGCAATCGGCGTGGTTCTGGACGGTCTGCCGGCGGGAGAATTGATTGACTTGGACGCCGTTGCGCTGCAAATGAGCCGCCGCGCGCCGGGCAGGGATTCCACCAGCACACCGCGCAAAGAAAGCGACCTGCCGCAGATTGTAAGCGGAATCTACAATGACAGGACAACCGGCGCGCCGCTGTGCGCGCTCATTGAAAATACAAACACCAAATCCGGCGACTACGACAACCTTAGATGTGTTCCCCGGCCGGGTCACGCGGATTTCCCCGCGCATCTGCGCTACGGCGGATTTAACGACGTGCGCGGCGGCGGTCACTTTTCCGGACGGCTGACAGCCCCCCTCGTTTTTGCGGGTGCGGTCTGCCGCCAGATTTTACAGCGGCGAGGCATCGTGATCGGTGCGCATGTTTCTTCCATAGCGGACGTGAAAGACAGCCTTTTTGACCCCGTCAATATTCCGGAGGAGCTGCTGTCCGAACTGTCCTCCGTTTATTTTCCCGTTATCAATGAAACTGTAAAGCAGACCATGCGGGACAAAATTGAAGCCGCCCGTCTTGCGCAGAACAGCGTGGGCGGCGTGGTCGAATGTGCTGTAATCGGTCTGGAAGCGGGAGTCGGCGGCCCCCTGTTTGGGGGAATTGAACCGATATTTTCGTCCATCCTGTTTGGAATTCCCGCTGTGAAGGGTGTGGAGTTCGGCGCGGGCTTCAGTGCTTCCGAGCTTCTGGGCAGCCAGAACAATGACGCCTATTATTTTGACGGCGACACGGTAAAAACAGCAACAAACAACGCGGGAGGAATTCTCGGCGGTATTTCCACCGGTATGCCGATCGTGTTCCGTACGGCGTTTAAGCCCACACCATCCATTTCGCTGGAACAGGACAGTGTTGACCTGACTGCAAAGACCGGCGCCAAACTCAGCGTTCACGGTCGGCACGACCCCTGCATTGTGCCGCGCGCCGTACCCGTGGTGGAAGCCGCGGCGGCGATTGCGCTGATGAATTTAATTAATATTCAGACTGGGGGGAACGGATTATGA
- the pheA gene encoding prephenate dehydratase yields the protein MTLDEIREEIDGIDTKLLPLFTQRMECAKKVATVKKELGLPVFNGEREQDILERIGGKAGEYGGEAQILYSNMMDMSRALQYNLLGSGGELRENIRAAGTAPEKTDKIACLGENGSFSHEALSLLYPTAAPQFHQGFAGIFAAVENGNADLGILPVENSSAGSVSEVYDLILKYRFYIVAATTLRVHHCLAAAKKVDTHSIGTAYSHPQALSQCSDYITKNDLHALPCSNTAMAAQMIAQRQEAGIAAICSEHAAKEYKLQILERDIQNSSNNCTRFIVISRRLFIPDCAQKISLCFSLLHKTGTLYSVLARFAALGLNLTKIESRPIKDKNFEYDFYLDFTGNVREEQTLNLICSLHDELPRFSFLGNYTEND from the coding sequence ATGACTCTTGATGAAATCAGAGAAGAAATTGACGGAATCGATACAAAGCTTCTGCCCCTTTTCACTCAGCGGATGGAGTGCGCGAAAAAAGTGGCTACTGTTAAAAAAGAACTTGGCCTCCCTGTATTCAACGGCGAACGCGAACAGGACATTCTGGAACGCATCGGCGGTAAAGCCGGCGAGTACGGCGGAGAAGCGCAAATCCTTTACTCCAATATGATGGATATGAGCCGGGCGCTGCAATATAATTTGCTTGGCAGCGGCGGTGAACTGCGTGAAAACATCCGTGCTGCCGGCACAGCTCCGGAAAAGACGGACAAAATTGCCTGTTTGGGGGAAAACGGCTCATTTTCCCATGAAGCGCTCAGTTTGCTTTATCCGACGGCCGCGCCGCAGTTTCACCAGGGCTTTGCCGGAATTTTTGCGGCGGTGGAAAACGGAAATGCAGATTTGGGAATTCTGCCGGTCGAAAACTCATCCGCCGGTTCGGTCAGCGAGGTCTACGACTTAATCCTGAAATATCGGTTTTATATTGTGGCGGCAACAACGCTCCGCGTTCATCACTGCCTTGCGGCGGCTAAAAAAGTAGATACCCACAGCATCGGCACGGCCTATTCCCATCCGCAGGCGCTGTCCCAGTGCTCGGATTATATTACCAAAAACGATTTGCACGCCCTGCCCTGTTCCAACACGGCCATGGCGGCCCAGATGATCGCACAGCGCCAGGAGGCGGGCATTGCCGCCATCTGTTCGGAACATGCGGCAAAGGAATACAAGTTGCAGATCCTTGAAAGGGACATTCAAAACAGTTCCAACAACTGCACGCGCTTTATCGTCATCAGCCGCCGACTGTTCATTCCGGACTGCGCACAGAAAATCAGTCTTTGTTTTTCCCTTCTGCACAAAACCGGCACGCTTTACAGCGTACTTGCGCGTTTTGCGGCGCTTGGGCTGAATTTAACCAAAATCGAAAGCCGTCCGATCAAAGATAAAAATTTTGAATATGATTTTTACCTTGATTTTACCGGAAATGTGCGGGAAGAACAAACGCTTAACTTGATTTGCTCGCTTCATGACGAACTGCCACGCTTTTCCTTTTTGGGAAACTACACCGAAAACGATTAA
- a CDS encoding helix-turn-helix transcriptional regulator, producing the protein MILYTPFWETMEKKGVTTYALIKNFKISSSTLTRLRHNKPLSTVTINDLCRILNCRIQDIALYVANSGDECL; encoded by the coding sequence ATGATTCTATATACACCGTTTTGGGAGACCATGGAAAAAAAAGGCGTTACCACATATGCCCTCATCAAAAATTTTAAAATCAGCAGCAGTACTTTGACACGGCTGCGGCACAACAAGCCGCTTTCGACCGTTACGATCAATGATTTGTGCCGCATTCTGAATTGCAGGATTCAGGATATCGCCCTGTACGTTGCGAATTCCGGGGATGAGTGCCTCTGA
- the prmA gene encoding 50S ribosomal protein L11 methyltransferase, translating into MDWTEVTAAVDAKDIDKAGDIAQMVVPYGIYIEDYSHLCEEVEEIAHIDLIDEELLKKDRTKAMVHVYISPEESPAEAIAFLSERYKAEGIPHTITTANCVEEDWINNWKKYFKPIRVGKKLLIRPTWEEEYEAGDRKVLHLEPGLAFGTGTHETTRLCMELLEEYVVPGCDVLDVGCGSGILSVAALLLGAQKAVGVDIDALAVKTAVQNAEINHVAGRFTGICGDLTDRVSGKFNIVVANIVADVIILLTKDIEQFMYRDTVYLMSGIIDTREQDVLAAVEKKFEIISRKTEKGWVALAAKLK; encoded by the coding sequence ATGGACTGGACGGAAGTAACGGCTGCGGTGGACGCAAAAGATATTGACAAAGCCGGCGACATTGCGCAAATGGTTGTGCCGTACGGAATTTATATTGAAGATTATTCGCATCTGTGTGAAGAGGTTGAAGAAATCGCCCATATTGATCTGATTGACGAGGAACTGCTGAAAAAAGACCGCACCAAAGCAATGGTGCATGTCTATATCAGTCCGGAGGAGAGTCCCGCCGAAGCAATTGCGTTTTTAAGCGAGCGGTACAAAGCGGAGGGGATCCCGCACACGATCACGACCGCCAATTGTGTAGAAGAGGACTGGATTAACAACTGGAAAAAATACTTTAAGCCGATTCGGGTGGGCAAAAAGCTTTTAATCCGTCCCACATGGGAGGAAGAATACGAGGCCGGCGACCGTAAAGTGCTGCATCTTGAGCCGGGCCTTGCGTTCGGCACCGGTACGCATGAAACCACGCGCCTGTGCATGGAGCTTTTGGAGGAATATGTCGTGCCGGGCTGTGATGTTCTGGACGTCGGCTGCGGTAGCGGAATTTTATCCGTCGCGGCATTGCTTCTGGGGGCACAAAAGGCCGTCGGTGTGGATATTGACGCGCTTGCGGTAAAAACCGCCGTACAGAATGCGGAAATTAATCATGTTGCCGGCCGCTTTACCGGTATCTGCGGCGATTTGACCGACAGGGTCAGCGGAAAATTCAACATTGTCGTCGCAAATATCGTTGCCGATGTGATTATTCTGCTGACAAAGGATATTGAGCAGTTTATGTACCGCGACACTGTTTATCTGATGAGCGGGATTATTGATACGCGCGAACAGGACGTTCTTGCCGCAGTTGAAAAAAAGTTTGAGATTATCAGCCGCAAAACAGAAAAGGGCTGGGTTGCCCTCGCCGCAAAATTAAAATAA